DNA from Rhipicephalus microplus isolate Deutch F79 chromosome 5, USDA_Rmic, whole genome shotgun sequence:
CCCGCAGCATTTGCTCTTCGTTAGGCAGCAGATGAAGTTGCGACCGGAGAAGTCCACGTCCTCATCGCATATGTCGCAGGCGGTACTGTTGCCCACGTAGGTCAATTTGACGGCCGACACCGCCGTGGGCTGCTCAACGAGCAGCATAATGGCCACGCCCACCAGACAGCAAACTGCGGCCAGCTGCACGTCACACCACACATGTCACGTGATTCGCACGCATGGCACCGTGAGAGATAAAAAGGAAGGAAAGGTACGTTACTCGAGGATTGAAACGTGACACCGcttatgttttttcttctttttttagaggcgaagctatTTAGGGTTGAGCCATGTTCAGTCTCCGTTGGCGCTCCGTTGTCGATATCCATATCCATATCGACAGCCATATTGATATTCATAAAGATATCTATATGGCTATCCACATGGACATTCGTATCCATGTGAATATCCATGTTGGTATAAATGTggatatacatacacatatatcaATATGGGTATCCATGTGGTATTCTAATGGAGAATCAGTAATGCTTTCCTTATGCCGGTTCGCGCCACCAAGCAAATATCATCGCCAATGAGCCGCAGCAAGTGGGCAATCCAAATCTGATTACCAGTGGTGCTAAAAAAAAGTCAAGCTAGGGAAGATACTAATTACTAATTCAAACGTTATTTATCACAATTAGGCCTAGTGAGTACTGCTTATTAAGACAAATACTTATTAAGCTGTGTGTGCACTATCGAACCAGACCCGCCTAAGACTTGAGCTTCATGTGGCCTAATAGTGCTATTTAATTACTCCTACTACTTTTAATTTAGACACTTCTAATTGTAAGATGCAGCCAATCAATAACTACTATAGAATACCACCAGCCCCGCTGTGACTCAGCCTTGCGTCTCTCATGCACGTTGCCACCATTTTCCCTAAAGTATAAGGACTGCTACACGAGAATGTGTTCATGATAACTGGCTGCTATAGGCTGGCTGCTACAGGCAATGCCGATTTTAAtatttaatatttattttatttattaaaatacaatgccaaagaagaaaaaaatacaa
Protein-coding regions in this window:
- the LOC119173457 gene encoding uncharacterized protein LOC119173457, translating into MARIVVLAAVCCLVGVAIMLLVEQPTAVSAVKLTYVGNSTACDICDEDVDFSGRNFICCLTKSKCCGPDSLDRKRRSL